The following are from one region of the Struthio camelus isolate bStrCam1 chromosome 38, bStrCam1.hap1, whole genome shotgun sequence genome:
- the WNK3 gene encoding serine/threonine-protein kinase WNK3 isoform X4, with the protein MATDSGEPGGAEKPRGASAEGPPAPAGAPERKRFFRKSVELVEEEQQRAAERGPEARGGGGTGREKAKQEIEEEAEMKAVATSPGGRFLKFDIELGRGAFKTVFKGFDTDTWVEVAWCELQDRKLTKAEQQRFKEEAEMLKGLQHPNIVRFYDSWESTLKGKKCIVLVTELMTSGTLKTYLKRFKVMKPKVLRSWCRQILKGLHFLHTRTPPIIHRDLKCDNIFITGPTGSVKIGDLGLATLMRTSFAKSVIGTPEFMAPEMYEERYDESVDVYAFGMCMLEMGTSEYPYSECQNAAQIYRKVTSGIKPASFNKVTDPEVKEIIEGCIRQNKAERLSIRDLLNHAFFAEDTGLRVELAEDDGGRDSSLALRLWVEDPKKLKGKHKDNEAIEFSFNLEADVPEEVAYEMVKSGFFHESDSKAVAKSIRDRLALVRKTRERRQAGGADERRDSRGRGTPGVAAPAGGPESEDTEVDQHVRQQLLQHRAAADGLSENSAVSDASGLAAFAEPPGPAEHLYPPLQLVGCYQGPPNLGRSPLLPLTCVSPLAARQHPPLAHLDPQAAFGADGPAPEPVGAAAAQPALAAASSPRAQPEPPAVDGEPAPGFPQSRAASAGAGPDPAPLRHASLSGQAAAAMPAQPQAAPSVPGPAMQPQAVPAMQPAEVIQPQAVPGLQQVTAMQPQAVPVMHQVAAMQPQPAPPMQPAAAMQPQTVPAMHQVAAMQPQPAPMMQPAAAMQPQTVPAMHQVATMQPQPAPPMQPAPAMQPAAALQPQTFPGMQQVAAMQLQTVPGMQPAAGMQLQTVPAMQPATPVQPAAAMQPQTVPAMPQIAVMQPQMVPGMQPIPTMQPQTVPGMQSIPAMQPAAAMQPQMVPAMQPMAAVQPQTVPGMQPIPTMQPAAAMQPQTVPGMQPIPAMQPQTVPEMQRVAAMQPAATMQPAPGMQQAAAMPLQPAPGMQPAPGMQPPAVPFAAPSEGAPPEPEPPELPAYPQASTFAAPEPTGFGAFPGYAPEPTAFLQPGYAPWSLAGAETAPSAGQEAAQAEQPPGAAKPEATLGPDHEPAGSKADRSRQRRASCPRPDKGARFQLTVLQVSAPGDNTVECQLETHDSKMVTFKFDADGDAPEDIADYMVEDNFVLEGEREKFVEELQAIVAQAREILRSPPSAAAQAGPPEAAQSAPASGEGAPQSSPVGRWRFCINQTIRNREAPGPPPAPVAGPEEPAGAMELEVPQGPEMSIHRGPETSVPRGLETSIHQGPETSVPQGLETSIHQGLETSVPGGPEMSIHQGLETSVHQGLETSVPGGPETSIHQGPETSMHQGPETSVPQGLETSIHRGLETSVPGGPETSIHQGLETSIHRGLETSVPGGPEMSIHQGPEASMPQGPELSLSQGLELDIPQAPETSVPQGPEMSAPQAAEPAVPGAPEAPGREPEASDSDGPPKRDFADTGIRTLDEKLRTLLYPEHGCAESQRDGLGLESPSSSSSESLGGPPAPRPERHEPPAEPTPERAEGRPADAIASPPPPLRPGAARPPAGGGYFGLRFTCPSLKNPISKKTWTRKLKSWAYRLRQPAALFKRAKPRQGEAEEPRPGSAGGRFGVPPAEDGSTPRLGAAAGSFRRGRFQVVAVPARGAEEPPGAQAAPGSPPGGSGSDSEASAAPRDGPRRPGSGAHSPSSPMSSDGDSELEDEDLKAELQQLREKHIQEVVTLRAQQDRELQELYARLRALKDARGEPGEPGPPPASPRRPRALKGKARGRPPAPGPDAGPALADPCRPPPAAKKGLFTDDFHRLVDEWARETAGAPGLKPSLNQLRQNRGRPEPDARARTVEGSSSWASTLRGVRLPRCGPYPPRWVPTPPPGPPGPALRCPVPPAPK; encoded by the exons ATGGCCACCGATTcgggggagcccggcggcgcggagAAGCCGCGGGGGGCATCGGCGGAGggtccccccgcgccggccggcgcccCGGAGAGGAAGCGTTTCTTCCGCAAGAGCGTGGAGCtggtggaggaggagcagcagcgagCGGCGGAGCGGGGACCCgaagcgcgcggcggcggcggcaccggccggGAGAAGGCCAAGCAGGAGATCGAGGAGGAGGCGGAGATGAAAGCGGTGGCCACCTCGCCGGGCGGCCGCTTCCTCAAGTTCGACATCGAGCTGGGCCGCGGCGCGTTCAAGACGGTCTTCAAGGGCTTCGACACCGACACCTGGGTGGAGGTGGCCTGGTGCGAGCTGCAG gaccggAAGCTGACCAAGGCCGAGCAGCAGCGGTTCAAGGAGGAGGCCGAGAtgctcaaggggctgcagcaccCCAACATCGTCCGCTTCTACGACTCCTGGGAGTCCACGCTCAAGGGCAAGAAGTGCATCGTCCTCGTCACCGAGCTCATGACGTCGGGCACGCTCAAGAC GTACCTGAAGCGCTTCAAGGTGATGAAGCCCAAGGTGTTGCGGAGCTGGTGCCGGCAGATCCTCAAGGGGCTGCACTTCCTGCACACCCGCACGCCGCCCATCATCCACCGCGACCTCAAGTGCGACAACATCTTCATCACCGGCCCCACGGGCTCCGTCAAGATCGGCGACCTGGGCCTGGCCACCCTCATGCGCACCTCCTTCGCCAAGAGCGTCATCG GCACCCCCGAGTTCATGGCGCCGGAGATGTACGAGGAGCGCTACGACGAGTCGGTGGACGTCTACGCCTTCGGCATGTGCATGCTGGAGATGGGCACCTCCGAGTACCCCTACTCCGAGTGCCAAAACGCCGCCCAGATCTACCGCAAAGTGACCAGC GGCATCAAGCCGGCCAGCTTCAACAAGGTGACGGACCCGGAGGTGAAGGAGATCATCGAGGGCTGCATCCGGCAGAACAAAGCGGAGAG gctCTCCATCCGGGACCTGCTGAACCACGCGTTCTTCGCCGAGGACACGGGCCTGCGCGTGGAGCTGGCGGAGGACGACGGCGGCCGCGACTCCTCGCTGGCGCTGCGCCTCTGGGTGGAGGACCCCAAGAAGCTGAAGGGGAAGCACAAGGACAACGAGGCCATCGAGTTCAGCTTCAACCTGGAGGCCGACGTCCCCGAGGAGGTGGCTTACGAGATG GTGAAATCCGGCTTCTTCCACGAGAGCGACTCCAAAGCCGTGGCCAAATCCATCCGGGACCGGCTGGCCCTGGTGAGGAAGACGCGGGAGCGGCGGCAAGCCGGCGGCGCCGACGAGCGCCGGGACTCGCGGGGCCGGGGGACGCCGGGGGTggccgcgccggccggcggccccgagAGCGAGGACACCGAGGTGGACCAGCACGtccggcagcagctgctgcagcaccgggccGCCG CCGACGGCCTCTCCGAGAACAGCGCCGTCTCGGACGCCTCCGGCCTCGCCGCCTTCGCGGAGCCGCCGGGCCCAGCCGAGCACCTCTACCCGCCGCTGCAGCTCGTCGGGTGCTACCAGGGG CCGCCGAACCTGGGTCgctccccgctgctgccgctgaCCTGTGTCTCACCCCTGGCCGCCCGGCAGCACCCGCCGCTCGCG CACCTCGACCCGCAGGCAGCCTTTGGGGCGGACGGACCGGCCCCGGAGCCcgtcggggccgcggcggcgcagccggcGCTGGCAGCCGCCTCCTCTCCGCGCGCCCAGCCGGAGCCCCCGGCCGTCGACGGGGAGCCGGCGCCCGGCTTCCCGCAGAGCCGagccgcctcggccggcgccgggcctgacccggccccgctgcggcacGCCTCCCTGtcggggcaggcggccgccgcgaTGCCGGCGCAGCCCCAGGCGGCTCCGAGCGTGCCGGGCCCGGCGATGCAGCCGCAGGCGGTCCCTGCGATGCAGCCGGCGGAGGTGATACAGCCCCAGGCGGTCCCCGGGCTGCAGCAAGTCACTGCGATGCAGCCGCAGGCGGTCCCCGTCATGCACCAAGTCGCCGCGATGCAGCCACAGCCGGCTCCCCCGATGCAGCCAGCAGCCGCGATGCAGCCGCAGACGGTCCCTGCGATGCACCAAGTCGCCGCAATGCAGCCACAGCCGGCTCCCATGATGCAGCCAGCAGCCGCGATGCAGCCGCAGACAGTCCCTGCGATGCACCAAGTCGCCACGATGCAGCCACAGCCGGCTCCCCCGATGCAGCCAGCACCTGCGATGCAGCCGGCAGCCGCGCTGCAGCCCCAGACATTTCCCGGGATGCAGCAAGTCGCTGCGATGCAGCTGCAGACTGTCCCCGGGATGCAGCCGGCGGCCGGGATGCAGCTGCAGACGGTTCCTGCAATGCAGCCGGCTACCCCGGTGCAGCCGGCGGCCGCGATGCAGCCCCAGACGGTTCCTGCGATGCCGCAAATCGCCGTGATGCAGCCGCAGATGGTCCCCGGGATGCAGCCGATCCCCACGATGCAGCCACAGACAGTTCCTGGGATGCAGTCGATCCCCGCGATGCAGCCAGCGGCCGCGATGCAGCCTCAGATGGTCCCCGCGATGCAGCCGATGGCCGCAGTGCAGCCCCAGACGGTTCCCGGGATGCAGCCGATCCCCACGATGCAGCCAGCGGCCGCGATGCAGCCCCAGACGGTTCCCGGGATGCAGCCGATCCCCGCGATGCAGCCGCAGACGGTTCCTGAGATGCAGCGAGTTGCTGCAATGCAGCCGGCGGCCACGATGCAGCCAGCTCCGGGCATGCAGCAAGCCGCCGCGATGCCGCTGCAGCCGGCTCCGGGGATGCAGCCGGCTCCGGGGATGCAGCCGCCGGCCGTGCCCTTCGCCGCCCCATCCGAGGGGGCCCCGCCGGAGCCAGAGCCGCCGGAGCTGCCGGCGTATCCCCAGGCGTCCACCTTCGCCGCGCCGGAGCCGACGGGCTTCGGCGCGTTCCCGGGCTACGCGCCGGAGCCGACGGCCTTCctgcagccgggctacgcgccaTGGAGCCTGGCCGGCGCCGAGACCGCGCCGTCCGCGGGGCAGGAGGCTGCGCAG GCGGAGCAGCCGCCGGGCGCAGCGAAGCCGGAGGCGACGTTGGG CCCCGACCACGAGCCCGCCGGCAGCAAAGCCGACCGGAGCAGGCAGCGTCGGGCTTCCTGCCCCCGGCCGGACAAGGGCGCCCGCTTCCAGCTGACGGTCCTGCAG GTCTCGGCGCCGGGGGACAACACGGTGGAGTGCCAGCTGGAGACCCACGACAGCAAGATGGTGACGTTCAAGTTCGACGCCGACGGGGACGCCCCCGAGGACATCGCCGACTACATG GTCGAAGACAACTTCGTGCTGGAGGGCGAGAGGGAGAAGTTCGTGGAGGAGCTGCAGGCCATCGTGGCGCAGGCGCGGGAGATCCTGCGCAGCccgccctccgcggccgcccag GCAGGGCCGCCCGAAGCGGCGCAGAGCGCCCCGGCCAGCG GCGAAGGCGCCCCCCAGTCGTCTCCCGTCGGCCGCTGGCGTTTCTGCATCAACCAGACCATCAGGAACCGGGAggctcccggcccgccgccggcgcccgttGCCG GTCCGGAGGAGCCAGCCGGGGccatggagctggaggtgccccaAGGTCCTGAGATGTCCATCCACCGAGGTCCGGAGACGTCTGTGCCCCGAGGTCTGGAGACATCCATCCACCAAGGTCCAGAGACGTCTGTGCCCCAAGGTCTGGAGACGTCCATCCACCAAGGTCTGGAGACATCCGTGCCGGGAGGTCCAGAGATGTCCATCCACCAAGGTCTGGAGACATCCGTCCACCAAGGTCTGGAGACATCCGTGCCGGGAGGTCCAGAGACGTCCATCCACCAAGGTCCGGAGACATCCATGCATCAAGGTCCAGAGACATCTGTGCCACAAGGTCTGGAGACGTCCATCCACCGAGGTCTGGAGACATCCGTGCCGGGAGGTCCAGAGACGTCCATCCACCAAGGTCTGGAGACATCCATCCACCGAGGTCTGGAGACATCCGTGCCGGGAGGTCCAGAGATGTCCATCCACCAAGGCCCGGAAGCATCCATGCCCCAAGGTCCGGAGCTATCCTTGTCCCAAGGCTTGGAGCTGGACATCCCCCAAGCCCCAGAGACTTCCGTGCCCCAAGGTCCGGAGATGTCCGCACCCCAAGCCGCGGAGCCGGCCGTGCCGGGAGCGCCGGAGGCGCCGGGTCGGGAGCCGGAGGCGTCGGACAGCGACGGCCCCCCGAAGCGGGACTTCGCGGACACCGGCATCCGGACGCTGGACGAGAAGCTGCGGACGCTGCTGTACCCCGAGCACGGCTGCGCCGAGAGCCAGCGCGACGGCCTCGGCCTCGagtcgccttcctcctcctcctcggagagcctcggcggccccccggccccgcggccggagcGTCAC GAGCCGCCGGCGGAGCCGACGCCGGAGAGGGCCGAGGGCCGCCCCGCCGACGCCAtcgcgtcgccgccgccgccgctgcgcccggGAGCCGCGCGCCCGCCGGCAGGAGGTGGATATTTCGGCCTCAGGTTTACTTGCCCTAGTCTCAAAAACCCCATTAGCAAGAAAACGTGGACCCGCAAATTAAAAAGCTGGGCCTACAGGCTCCGCCAGCCCGCCGCCTTGTTCAAGAGGGCCAAACCCCGGCAAG GCGAAGCGGAGGAGCCGAGGCCGGGGTCGGCCGGGGGCCGTTTCGGGGTGCCCCCCGCCGAGGATGGGTCAAccccgcggctcggcgcggccgcggggTCCTTCCGGCGCGGACGCTTCCAG GTGGTggcggtgccggcgcggggggcggaggagccccccggcgcccAGGCAGCACCGGGCAGCCCGCCGGGGGGATCGGGTTCGGACAGCGAGGCCTCGGCCGCCCCCCGGGACGGACCGCGCCGCCCGGGCTCCGGCGCCCACTCGCCCTCGTCGCCCATGAGCAGCGACGGCGACTCCGAGCTCGAGGACGAGGACCTCAAGGCCGAGCTGCAGCAGCTGCGGGAGAA GCACATCCAGGAGGTGGTGACGCTGCGGGCGCAGCAGGACCGGGAACTGCAGGAGCTCTACGCCCGCCTGCGGGCCCTCAAGGACGCCCGGGGGGAGCCcggcgagccggggccgccccccgcctccccccgccggccccgggccctcAAAGGCAAAGCccgggggcgcccgccggcccccggccccgacgCCGGCCCCGCGCTCGCAG AtccctgccggccgccgccggccgccaagAAAGGCCTCTTCACGGACGACTTCCACCGGCTGGTGGACGAGTGGGCGCGAGAGacggccggcgcgccgggcctcAAGCCCAGCCTCAACCAGCTCCGGCAGAACCGGGGTCGCCCGGAGCCCGACGCCCGGGCCAGGACCGTCGAG GGCTCGTCCTCGTGGGCGTCCACCCTCCGCGGCGTCCGGCTGCCCCGCTGCGGCCCCTACCCGCCCCGGTGGGTCCCGACGcctccgcccggccccccgggtcCGGCCCTGCGCTGCCCCGTCCCGCCGGCGCCCAAGTGA